The genome window AGCACTTTATTCCCCAGTTATAGGTACGGTTATGGGCCATAATCCTGAAAGAAGGTCCGGGGAGGATAAACCTGAAGGCTTTATTATAGCGCATGGAAAACATATTAAATCGGGAAAATATATTGAAGAAGGAGATCAAATGGACATAGCTCCTACTGTGCTCTATCTTATGGGACAACCTGTTCCAGGAAATACGGGTGGTAAGGTTCTATTAGATATCATCGAAGATGAATTTAAAGTTAGTAACCCGCCACGTTATCTAGAGCCTAGGGTTAACAAAAATTAGGGGGAAAATCAATGTATGAATTACCGCTCTTTCGGTAGCACCGGTTTACAGGTTTCGGAGATAGGTTTAGGATGTTCAAGTATTGGAAAACGTGCGAATGATGACAGGAAGTCAATTCTTGTACTGAATCGGGCATATGAGCTGGGAATAAACTTTTATGATACCGCTGACGGTTATGGATACGGCCGTAGTGAAGAACTAATTGGACGTACTCTTAAAGACCGGCGAAGCCAAGTAATAATTGCAAGTAAAGTTGGAACATTGTCTTCATCGCTTGGCCGAATTGGTAAGGTCTTACTCCCAGTTCTTGAGCCTATTCGCTACATTATCCAACCTCGGAAAGGTGCTCTTAAGAGATTATCAAGACCAAGGCAAGATTTTTCTTCTGCTTACATAAAAAAGCTATAAATAAAAGCTTAAGGCGGTTACAGACAGACCATATAGATTTATATCAGCTTCACAATCCTCCAACATGGATGCTAGAGCGAGGTGAAGTGTTTGAAACTCTGGATTGTCTCAAAAATCAGGGAAAGATTCGCTTCTATGGGGTGTCGGCTGAAACAGTAAGCGATGCTTGTATATGTTTAAAATATTCAAAGGTTTTACCTCTCCAAGTAGTACTTAATCTCTTAGAGCAGGAGGCGGTTAAAGAACTTCTTCCTTTGGATCAGCAAAAAAAATTGCTATTATTGCTCGTGTTCCCTTAGCACGAGGTTTACTTACAAAAAGAATGACTGTCCAAACCGGGCCGCTTATCGATAACAGGCAATTGCAATTAGGAAGAAGCAAGGCGGAAGAGTTTGCTTTTCTAGTAAATGGGAATCAAACACTTCCTCAGGCAGCTAGTCAGTTTGTCTTGCATCATCCGCAGGTTTCTGTGGTAATTCCCGGGACAAGTACCGTAAGACATTTAGAGGATAATATCAAAGCTTTGGAGTCTCCAACCTTAACAAAAGAAGAACTAGAAAAGATTGCTTTGTTAGCTCAGAAATCGTCTTACAAGACGGAAAGAATTGAAGTTTGAAATAGGAGCATTAAAGTATTATTTAAGTTCGGATGAGTTTTTGGCTTTTAAAAAAATGGCAAACCATTCAGAGGCGCAGAAAATTTTCGAAGTAGAATTGGGTCAACGAGAAGAGAGAATTAATCTTGCCAAGACTACGCTACTTTTAGCAAAGTGCGTCGAGTATCCAAACCTAATTGTCGATGAATACTTGAGTAAAGTAGCTCAAATGGCAGCCGAAATTGAGTCTCGATTAGGAGGTGAAAATAAGGACCCTTTTTCGCTGATAGATTTAATCAATCACTATTTGTTTGTCGAACAGGGATTCCAAGGTAATGAAGATGACTATTATGACCCTAGAAATAGTTTCTTAAATGATGTTATGGATAGAAAAACAGGAATTCCAATTACACTTTCTACCCTGTACATAGAAATTGCGGGAAGGGTGAGGCTGGCATTAGACGGGGTAGGCTTTCCAGGACACTTTATAGTTAAATATTCGGGATCAGGCGAAGAGATACTAATTGATCCCTTTAACAAGGGCAGAATACTATCGGAGAAAAACTGCCAGGATATTCTTGATAAGATGTATGGGGGTAGCGTCCGATTTCAAGAAAAAATGCTGATTGCTTCCACTAAGAAGCAAATGCTAAATAGAATGTTGAATAATTTAAAGGGGGTATACATCGGTTCTAAAAATCATCAAAAGGCTCTTTCAGTCGTTGAATTGATTCTTGAATTAACCCCTGATAATTGTTCGGAGATAAGAGATAGAGGGTTACTCTACTATAAGCTGGAATGCTTTTCCCAGGCACTTCAGGACCTGGAAACCTATCTTAATCTGTCTCCTGACGCTCCGGATACTGAGGCGATGCTTGCTATTTCTTCAAGGCTAAAGGATCTTGTGAAATTGATTAACTAACTAAAATTAGCCTATACACGCCTAGTTGTATTTTAGTAAACACGCGAGGTTTGCCTACCTACATCAAAAAAAGTAATAATTTTTATCTCTTTATTGGATTATGTCCGTTACTTCGGTAGAATTCCTACATTTTATATGAATAGAGGATATCAGATATGAGACAACTCAAAGGTTTGAATCGTTTTTTAATAGGGATATTACCTTTTCTCGCACTAACATTTGTATCCTGCAGCGTCGGAGATAATACGCCGCCCAATACAATTACCGATCTCAGTGTTGATAGCGGGTTAAGACTTTTAGAATGGACTGCCCCTGGTGATGACGGAAAAAGTGGAAAAGCCTCACTTTATTTTATCAGGTACCTTGACAATTCGCAGATTGAAGAGATTCTGGGTGTGCCAAATTTGGATAATGTTCCAACTGAAGTTATAGATGAAACGGTACTTAATAATTTGAATGACGGCATTCAAAACCCGACATTTGTTCCACCACAGAACGAAGGACTTCCGGAGAGTTTCTCGGCACCAAGGTTAGACATCACTGGCCAGATGCAATATTTTTATTCAATACAGTCAAGCGACGAAGTGGGCAGTGAGTCAAAGCCATCCAATGTAGTTACTGTTACGACTCAGCTGCAATCATTAAAATTTCAGGGCCCAGATACTTTATGTCCTGAGGGTCTCTCAATCGGAGCAGGGAATTTTACCAACACACAGGAAGATGACGATGACGGTATAATTAGGAATGATATTCTAATAGGCGATCCTTGTAGCGGAATAGTCTATTTATTCTTTGGCAGTAGTGATCTCTCTATAGACATATCATCTCCCGATGTGACTATTATCGGGAATGCAAATGATGGATTCGGTGCGTCGGTAACGGGGATTGGTAATTTTGGCGGTCCTGGACCTGCGTTGGCTGAGATCGGCATAGGGGCACCCGGATTCGATGGGAATACCGGAGAGGTTTTTATCATTTTTGGCGATAATCAGTTTCCGAGCGTAATCGATCTCAGTGCCGGAGATCAGCCTGACTTCTTGATTACAGGGGAAAACCAGGGCGATAATTTCGGTATAAACACTGTTGGATTTGCAAATGTTGGAAGAAGGGGTGATGAATTCTTTGTCGGCGCTCCCAATGCCGACTCTCAAACCGGAAAGACTTATCGATTTATAGGAAATCGATTAACGAATGGGGCTAGTTCTGCCGGCGATGCGAGAGGAATAATAATTGGGCAATCTCAAGGTGATTTGTTTGGTTCTGCTATCACGGATGCAAGCGGGATTAAATCCGGGGGCTCCGGTGAATATGCAATCAGTTCTCCGGGCTCGGGCAAGGTCTATTTATTTTTCGAGAGTGTATCCGGTGTGAAGGATCTTTCTGTTGATATATCGGATGTTTTAATCATACAGGGAAGTGTCGCAGACGAATTTGGATTGTCAGTATCAGGGGGAGGTGATATAGACGAAGACGGTGATGGGAAGACCGACCTTGTTATAGGAGCTCCAGCAACTGCTGACGATACGGGTTCCGTAT of Thermodesulfobacteriota bacterium contains these proteins:
- a CDS encoding tetratricopeptide repeat protein; translation: MAFKKMANHSEAQKIFEVELGQREERINLAKTTLLLAKCVEYPNLIVDEYLSKVAQMAAEIESRLGGENKDPFSLIDLINHYLFVEQGFQGNEDDYYDPRNSFLNDVMDRKTGIPITLSTLYIEIAGRVRLALDGVGFPGHFIVKYSGSGEEILIDPFNKGRILSEKNCQDILDKMYGGSVRFQEKMLIASTKKQMLNRMLNNLKGVYIGSKNHQKALSVVELILELTPDNCSEIRDRGLLYYKLECFSQALQDLETYLNLSPDAPDTEAMLAISSRLKDLVKLIN
- a CDS encoding aldo/keto reductase → MNYRSFGSTGLQVSEIGLGCSSIGKRANDDRKSILVLNRAYELGINFYDTADGYGYGRSEELIGRTLKDRRSQVIIASKVGTLSSSLGRIGKVLLPVLEPIRYIIQPRKGALKRLSRPRQDFSSAYIKKL